The genomic window cggctggtggctgaaaatgaaccataaattctacaaattttcagggacaggtgctcTAATGCTTtagcacgtagcgatcgttctccttctttataaccttcatggttcaTACCAccgattatagtttttaatttagaaaaattataatctgtggttcatacatatacatacacttCGCTACACGATGCGCCATTATAGCTCCTTTATTTAATGCTCTTTTTTGGCCACTTTTTGAATCAAACAGCCATAAGAGAATTGTGCTCCTTTACCTTACACCCCATACTATGGACTTAAGGAGATATTTATAACACccttataatacctcttacgtCCATGGTTTTATATTACGTCATAGTCAGAGGTTAGAAACACatgactaaataaaataatagtccAATAATTCTTGCAATGTTCGTGATTAAAATTTggttattgttaataattgtttaatatttgatatCTTTACTTGTGCCttgcgtttttataaaatttcaagtgGTTTTGGcagagataaataaatatatcacatATTTTTGTAGGTTTTTACCTTTAGCACTTGAGAGTAATTATAAtctgattttgtaaatttacaattagaattctgatctgaatgaattttattaaataaccaaaataaaaataataataaaatgggtGATAGAaaggtatttattataatttaaattgggGCATTAAAGTGCagatttgttattcaaattgaTGTTTTTTCTAGGACATTCcggattttaaaatatttagtattgtATTCTTTTATTGTGTTATAATAATTGCATTACCAGTAGCAACATTTTTCGggacgaaaattattttatttgatggtAACTTGGATTTGAGTATTATttgtcttattattttatttactttgtaattttttatagggGTTATGGGATTATCGGAGGTAGCATCAAATGTATGGAGTGCTGTTTTTGCGGTCATTGCATTACATGTAGCATTaggaatttttatacataaagcATATTCTGGAGATTCAGTAGAACCAGAAAAACCTATTgcaaaaatcgattaaaaaatttcttaatacgatgtattattattatgttaatgcatttttttttaaattcaaatattccatataatttttactatatcGGAAGGTATGCTGATTTTAAGACTGGATTGTTTACTGAAGTAATCAGCatgtgaataatttaaaaagtataatgtattttattgtaggaattaaatatttgtatcccAAGATTATGAAACGCGTTTCTAAAATATTCACATTTATAGCAAATATTTTCtctatttcttttaaatgtaaggtatcacaaaataaacatataaatttacttaacaaatttctaaaaatacagAGCGTTAAAAGAATctaatttcgaaatattttgttgtataatatgtataaagattaagaaaaaacaaattgataatcGAATATTCTAACATATTTTCCAAATTGCTTAGGTCTATCGAAATGTGCGAACCTTGCTTTTTTAACATTGTATATTTAGGTGAAAAACTATCGATAATGTGtccaattaactttttttttgcgttaATAAATCCAtccataaaatagtttttaattttttgtttagaaataaacaaatatgcGGTGCATCAATGATCTTTGttcatttgatatttatttattataatggcATGTCGTATCTTTaagattttgatttaaaattctgAATTTAAAGACGTATTTTGTATTTGTGATAACAATATGAgaaataatatagtaaaattattttacctcgTCTCTGTTAACACAAATCAAAAGAATATATGTTTTAAGCTGAGTTTACACAATGCCTGGCAAATGTTCTTGATTGTTCTAAACCCTACTCGTATGGAAATGCGATTTAACTCGCGTGCATTCAAGTGTACACGAGCACAGATGAAATTAAATTCCAGTTGCCGGGACAATACCCAGTAAAAACTGTTTTGTGATGTAGGAGTGGAAAAATAATTggtagaaaatacaaaaaatgtctgCAAACATGTTCATACAATGACAATATTTGTTCTATACTATAGCTACATTTTAACGTCAATTCACACGCTAGCTCACACTGTGTAAACTCACATGAATAAaacattcaattaatttttctgaattttcttCATTTACATGACTAATCAAATTAATCTTATAAAGACAGTTTCATGTAAACATGTTGTTTTTCGAACATCTTTTTGTTGTAGCTGTAGGTATGCACATGGTAGATGGTTGGGAAATGGTCTACTAACAAAATAAGCTTAGAAAGCACACAGTAAACTAACCGAGCGCTCAGATCAGCCAAACGcagcaaataattattatttaaatagtagaCTAGGGtatcataaaatgtaaatactgaaaatttttgagAGGAAGTATTACTTCGTGTGCATTCGTTTCGTTGGggtgcaataattttttaattactctaaacttaaaatcgattttctgaaccttatttctttaaaattaataattaattacaagatTCCAAAACTTATATAATCTACGTAAACAGTATTGTTTGTATGTGAATGTttgaattttatactgatatttcagttatagtttatttatatgctgtattatttattagtaatcgaattttgtgaaattattgcaaatgtaaaaagttttcaaatatctAATTTAAGATACAGCGAATTATTTAATAGCCaaggtaaattttaaattgtgtaaataattaaaaattttcaaaataatacttCTTAAATAAGTATTCAGtatactaaattatttattaccgcACCTATCAGACATACCTCACAACAATCcatgtattgttttttaatgtctGAACTCCTTCATTAAAAGTAACACCAAAGTCCCCTAAAAAATACACctggtttcaaatttttttaaatggtttacttttgctattttgaaacaaaatctttgaaatttcgagcCCTAATCAATCTTTCaaagatttcaatttaaaataatggaaGTTAGACTCATTTCCGacgacgtaatattggtaaaaacaacagccGTTTATGTAATCcttatccctatccctatcgcctattttatattatacatatatgtgaaagtaaggatgtttgtttgttttttacgatttcacacaaaaaccgatgaatagatttgaataaaacttaacaataatatagctcatatatcagaataacacataagctataaattataaagataaattagaaaaaaaatttaatttgaccataaattacagatttcttcaaaaatggtcatcttttctgatatactcaatgaattatgactattttacatttaaaaaaatagaaaaccgtacatatatattacctgtgtaaaacaatcaccgtcattatttcgagtgttatagaaaagggataagttGCAATAAGAGAGCAAGAAAGGTGGAGGCTTTAACACGGtggtctttatcaatctttacttttaaatttactatacgctataaaatttcagcttgatatttcttttcgtttgatagttatcgtgtccacgggCGGACAAAAGGAAATGCACTTATTaagtacttaatttttatagcgtgctcaggccgtaaaaaagtgaatttgagttcgtaaatgagcaacataggtcaatttgatcTTGAGTCCGCAGGACCcgtcttgtaagccgttagagatagaatttaataaaagattaaaattaaaaaatgttccttataaaaaaattaacaactttcgCTTGAAACATTTGTCCGTACTGGAAGCTGGCAGtgaaatcttttgaaaaaatcttacAGTTTTCCAGAAAATTGTACAAATTCCAATTTCACACAAgggtatcttaaaaaaaatggataatggGAGTTTATAAGGTTGCGAGTGGtatcaaaatttcgaaatacaTTACAGCTGTcttttgtcatatttttcattttccaaaaattaatcgtttccccaaaaattcaagaaaagaaCTTTCcgcaattttcaacaaaaaattaaatatgttaagagaatggtaaaatttcaaattttgaacctGCCGTAGTTTAGTTTTTACGTCAagtttaatcatttttcatttcaagtttAAACTGAATACTGATACAAAATTACGTGCCCCAATCCCTTAAGgcgtaaataaataatgtctCGAAGTTCCTTAAATAcaattgtcaaatttgacagAATGAATATTCATATTCAAATTTGGGCAAAACAAGAATCAATCACGATCAGTTTTTGGGTTTTTGTTTTTCTGAATGATTATTGCTTTCTTATAAATTCTTGgttatgaaaacaataactgtttagtttgattttgttttcaacAATTTCATAATTCTAACCCCAaggatacattttttcgaattttttttgactaatttgatactactttttgtaattaaaatggaaaaagtttATACTCGTCAACAGTTGAATTTCTCACATGAAGTTAATTTGAAAGAacatttcgaattattttctaataaagttaattttataaatgatttttctttagaAGAATCCGAGcaagatgaagaaatttttaatttaatgggaATTAAATTGAAACAAGATACTAAAGATTTATTGAAAGATACATGCaggtataatttaatattattgattattatcaaaaatagttttatgagACTTTTCATGAATGTTTACAGTTTCGAACATTTAGCAGAATCAACGTTGAAAACTATACCAAACGACAAAAAGGGCATGAAAAAACTTCATGATTCTTCTTTGAAACATATACCATTAGAAGCCAAGTCAttagaaactataaaaaatttggagGCTAATGTTATAACGAAAAACCGATCGGTTAAGGAATACACCGACTTTTATGTTAATGGTTTGAAATACCGATCGCAAGTGGAAATTGtatgataaatttatgtttaaaattgcaTAGTGAAGGCTTATCATTAggtgttgaaaatttatctattaGTCTTAGAGTCAACGATTAGTTTATTTCATACATTTAATTACATACCTAAGC from Chrysoperla carnea chromosome 2, inChrCarn1.1, whole genome shotgun sequence includes these protein-coding regions:
- the LOC123292010 gene encoding vacuolar ATPase assembly integral membrane protein VMA21 homolog, coding for MGDRKDIPDFKIFSIVFFYCVIIIALPVATFFGTKIILFDGVMGLSEVASNVWSAVFAVIALHVALGIFIHKAYSGDSVEPEKPIAKID